The following proteins are co-located in the Candidatus Woesearchaeota archaeon genome:
- a CDS encoding phosphoenolpyruvate carboxykinase yields MGGVVMGEYDTFSFHGNQAIIKTTGNVCQTAHELLSSALFKETIHRFLEHLRGHNSKYLGVFPQGLSAYEQDDQLCLLLLHLSSKPKNDLLQKEPAFSPYFKDSYLLHQLVESLYNFWRSYERFLVCYSGMESEHSFEKRPYRTFNRTVESLNHLVLGVYRDICENITGDHPKIYRQLPAGCQTAAIAVKKPMAHLQEPYTFLKEIPVIRQVLIVPPLILDPPMNKRTGQFQVVGSTASAILQSLHLSPAEWLCYPAKVADLTVLVYFNTTFIGLGMSLANLFELADETELGKKPDAIFFYGIPHDVFDGYKDQTIFYEDKVHNYFVGLIPDHETYAYFGYLKKMMLTLHNSIMIKRGRLPVHGAMVNIMLKNGKSANVVIFGDSGAGKSESLEAFRVLAKDYIRDMTIIFDDMGSLELTPYDIIKAYGTETGAFVRLDDLQPGFAFGNLDRSIIMSPQKINARAILPITTLQEVLQGYTVDYFLYANNYENVDATHPLFQQLHTPQDALGVFREGKRMAKGTTTEKGLSTTYFANIFGPIQYKELHEPIAIKFFEAFFRSGIIVAQLRTRLGIPGYETKGPEEAAKALFQVIAERRS; encoded by the coding sequence ATGGGTGGGGTGGTTATGGGAGAGTATGATACGTTTTCATTTCATGGCAATCAAGCAATAATCAAAACAACCGGGAATGTTTGTCAGACTGCCCATGAATTGTTAAGTTCTGCTCTTTTCAAAGAGACCATTCATCGCTTTCTTGAACATTTACGGGGACATAACTCCAAATACCTAGGTGTTTTTCCTCAAGGATTATCTGCATATGAGCAGGACGACCAGCTTTGTTTACTGCTTCTGCATTTATCCTCAAAACCAAAAAATGACCTTTTACAAAAAGAACCAGCATTTTCCCCTTATTTTAAGGATAGTTATCTACTTCACCAGTTGGTTGAATCCCTTTACAACTTCTGGAGGTCATATGAACGATTCTTGGTCTGTTATTCCGGGATGGAGAGCGAACACTCTTTTGAGAAACGGCCATACCGTACCTTCAATAGAACTGTTGAATCCCTTAATCATTTGGTGCTTGGCGTCTACCGCGATATCTGTGAGAATATAACCGGAGATCATCCAAAAATTTATCGACAACTACCTGCAGGCTGTCAGACAGCAGCGATTGCCGTCAAGAAACCAATGGCGCATCTCCAAGAGCCATATACCTTTTTAAAAGAAATTCCTGTCATTCGTCAAGTCCTTATTGTTCCCCCATTAATTCTTGATCCTCCAATGAACAAACGAACAGGTCAGTTTCAGGTTGTTGGGAGTACTGCTTCAGCAATTTTGCAATCCCTTCATTTGTCACCAGCAGAATGGTTATGTTATCCAGCGAAGGTTGCAGATCTTACTGTTCTTGTTTATTTCAACACTACATTTATCGGGTTAGGCATGTCCTTGGCAAATCTCTTTGAACTGGCAGACGAAACAGAGTTAGGAAAAAAGCCAGATGCAATATTTTTCTATGGCATTCCTCATGACGTGTTTGATGGATATAAGGATCAAACGATTTTTTATGAAGACAAAGTCCATAACTATTTTGTTGGTTTGATTCCAGATCATGAGACCTATGCGTATTTTGGCTACCTCAAGAAAATGATGCTAACATTGCACAACAGCATCATGATCAAGCGTGGCAGATTACCTGTCCACGGTGCTATGGTTAACATCATGCTGAAGAATGGAAAGTCAGCAAACGTCGTTATCTTTGGTGATAGCGGTGCAGGAAAGTCTGAATCTTTGGAGGCGTTTCGTGTTTTAGCAAAGGACTACATCCGAGATATGACGATTATTTTTGATGATATGGGCTCTCTGGAGTTAACTCCGTATGATATAATAAAAGCATATGGTACTGAGACTGGTGCATTTGTCCGTTTAGATGATCTTCAACCAGGATTTGCGTTTGGAAATCTTGATAGAAGCATTATTATGAGTCCACAAAAAATAAATGCCCGAGCAATATTGCCCATTACCACACTTCAAGAAGTTCTTCAGGGATATACCGTTGATTATTTTTTGTATGCAAACAATTATGAAAATGTTGATGCTACTCATCCTCTCTTTCAACAACTCCATACTCCGCAGGACGCCCTTGGTGTTTTTCGTGAAGGAAAACGGATGGCCAAGGGAACAACAACCGAGAAGGGATTGAGTACAACTTACTTTGCAAATATCTTTGGGCCCATACAATATAAGGAACTACATGAACCAATCGCAATCAAATTCTTTGAAGCATTTTTCAGGAGCGGCATTATTGTTGCTCAACTTAGGACGAGACTAGGAATTCCTGGTTATGAAACTAAAGGACCAGAAGAAGCAGCAAAGGCATTATTCCAGGTTATCGCAGAGAGAAGGAGTTAA